In Sphingomonas psychrotolerans, the following proteins share a genomic window:
- a CDS encoding Gfo/Idh/MocA family protein, producing MVSRIRYGLVGTGMMGLEHIRNLAITPGAELVAIADPEGRSLDWAAQALGDKADAVTSYPNAAALAVHPGLDAVIVASPNHTHRQAVEPLFDAGLHILCEKPLATTIADARWIAEHAAQHPAVFWTAMEYRYMPPVAALIEAVHTGAIGRLRMLAMREHRFPFLVKVRDWNRFARNSGGTMVEKCCHFFDLMRFIVRSEPVRVYCSGGQDVNHLDERYGGERPDIVDNSYTIVDFADGTRAMLDLCMFADGAEEQEEIVATGDAARLDVSIPGGVLTLSPRVGFGNPKRPKRRTVEVDPVALAAGSHHGSTFYQHQAFARAVRGEGPVEVTAEDGLRAVAIGVAAEISLREHRAVTIAEVLAQPSDA from the coding sequence ATGGTATCGCGGATTCGCTACGGCCTCGTCGGCACCGGAATGATGGGGCTCGAGCATATCCGCAATCTCGCGATCACGCCGGGCGCCGAACTCGTCGCGATCGCCGATCCCGAAGGCCGGTCGCTCGATTGGGCCGCGCAGGCACTCGGCGACAAGGCGGACGCAGTGACCAGTTACCCGAATGCGGCGGCACTCGCGGTGCATCCAGGGCTCGACGCGGTGATCGTGGCGAGCCCCAATCATACGCACCGGCAGGCTGTCGAGCCGCTGTTCGACGCCGGACTCCACATCCTGTGCGAAAAGCCGCTCGCCACGACGATCGCCGACGCGCGCTGGATCGCCGAGCACGCAGCGCAGCATCCGGCGGTGTTCTGGACGGCGATGGAATATCGCTACATGCCGCCGGTCGCCGCGCTGATCGAGGCCGTTCATACAGGCGCAATCGGCCGATTGCGCATGCTGGCGATGCGCGAGCACCGCTTCCCGTTCCTCGTCAAGGTCCGCGACTGGAACCGCTTCGCGCGCAACAGTGGCGGCACGATGGTCGAGAAATGCTGCCACTTCTTCGATCTGATGCGGTTCATTGTCCGGTCCGAGCCGGTGCGCGTCTATTGCTCGGGCGGGCAGGACGTGAACCATCTCGACGAACGCTATGGCGGCGAGCGCCCCGACATCGTCGACAACAGCTACACGATCGTCGATTTCGCCGACGGCACGCGGGCGATGCTCGATCTGTGCATGTTCGCCGACGGCGCCGAAGAGCAGGAAGAGATCGTCGCGACCGGCGACGCCGCACGGCTCGACGTCAGTATCCCCGGCGGTGTGCTGACGCTGTCGCCGCGGGTCGGCTTCGGCAATCCCAAGCGGCCCAAGCGGCGCACGGTCGAGGTCGACCCCGTCGCGCTCGCCGCGGGCTCGCACCATGGCTCGACCTTCTACCAGCATCAGGCGTTCGCGCGCGCCGTGCGCGGCGAGGGGCCGGTCGAGGTAACTGCCGAGGACGGGTTGCGCGCGGTGGCGATCGGCGTGGCGGCCGAGATCAGCCTGCGCGAGCATCGTGCGGTCACCATCGCCGAGGTGCTCGCTCAGCCGAGCGACGCATAA
- a CDS encoding MFS transporter: MPAPASEPALANETGVEGRWTILALVFVAIMLNYVDRQILALLKPTLQAEFHWSDRDYAHMASAFQFAAAIAFLGTGWFIDRVGIRRGFGIGVALWSIAGMAHAFAATVTQFVVARAALGAAESIGTPAAVKSAATYFPARERSRALGIANTAPNFGAILTPLLIPALALSVGWRASFLIAGGLGLIWVIAWLRVAPPAPARVADGGERWSTLLRDRRTLAVAVAKVLSDQVWWFLLFWTPDLFHRQFGLAQGELGAPVALVYSLAALGAITGGWLPGMLLARGWTLERSRLTTLLIYALLVLPIPLVLVAGNAWTAALLLGFALFAHQGFSTNVFGLATDIFPASRVGSVIGIGAFAGNLAGMAILELAGWSLDNGHGYAPMFWIAAFSYLTGIALVRLVLPRSAYASLG; this comes from the coding sequence ATGCCCGCACCCGCTTCTGAGCCGGCGCTCGCGAACGAGACGGGGGTCGAGGGTCGCTGGACGATTCTCGCGCTCGTCTTCGTCGCGATCATGCTCAATTATGTCGACCGGCAGATCCTCGCGCTGCTCAAGCCGACGCTACAGGCCGAGTTCCACTGGTCGGACCGCGACTATGCCCACATGGCGTCGGCCTTCCAGTTCGCCGCGGCGATCGCATTCCTCGGCACCGGCTGGTTCATCGACCGGGTCGGAATACGCCGCGGATTCGGGATCGGCGTGGCTTTGTGGAGCATCGCCGGGATGGCGCACGCCTTCGCCGCCACGGTGACGCAGTTCGTAGTCGCGCGGGCGGCGCTGGGCGCGGCCGAATCGATCGGCACCCCCGCCGCGGTCAAATCTGCGGCGACTTACTTCCCGGCGCGCGAGCGCTCGCGCGCGCTCGGGATCGCCAATACCGCGCCCAATTTCGGCGCGATCCTGACGCCGTTGCTGATCCCGGCGCTGGCGCTCTCGGTGGGCTGGCGGGCGAGCTTCCTGATCGCCGGTGGGCTCGGGCTGATCTGGGTGATCGCGTGGCTGCGCGTCGCGCCGCCCGCCCCCGCGCGCGTCGCGGACGGGGGCGAGCGGTGGAGCACGCTGCTCCGGGACCGGCGGACGCTGGCAGTCGCGGTCGCCAAGGTGCTCAGCGATCAGGTCTGGTGGTTCCTGTTGTTCTGGACCCCCGACCTGTTCCACCGCCAGTTCGGGCTGGCCCAAGGCGAGCTCGGCGCGCCGGTGGCGCTCGTCTACAGCCTCGCCGCGCTCGGCGCGATCACCGGCGGTTGGCTGCCGGGCATGCTGCTCGCCCGCGGCTGGACGCTCGAGCGCAGCCGCCTGACCACATTGCTCATCTATGCGCTGCTGGTGCTACCGATCCCCCTGGTGCTCGTCGCCGGCAATGCCTGGACGGCGGCGCTGCTGCTCGGCTTCGCACTGTTCGCGCACCAGGGCTTTTCGACCAACGTCTTCGGGCTCGCGACCGACATCTTCCCGGCCTCACGCGTCGGATCGGTGATCGGGATTGGCGCCTTTGCCGGCAATCTCGCGGGCATGGCGATCCTCGAACTGGCCGGATGGTCGCTCGACAACGGGCATGGCTATGCGCCGATGTTCTGGATCGCCGCTTTCTCCTATCTCACCGGCATCGCGTTGGTGCGGCTGGTGCTGCCGCGGAGCGCTTATGCGTCGCTCGGCTGA